Proteins encoded by one window of Haliotis asinina isolate JCU_RB_2024 chromosome 6, JCU_Hal_asi_v2, whole genome shotgun sequence:
- the LOC137286779 gene encoding organic cation transporter protein-like, which produces MKFDTILEHLGEFGAYQKRLYLLVCLSAISIAFQTLLPVFYLALPDFRCAVPGLANDSYTSQGSAHEVIINGTIPWERDDDDALTLSECNVYTNVTAGNQTQECTSWVYDKTTFTSTALAQFNIVCSDKGWRATSNSINFAGSLCGAFFLGFLSDLIGRKKTFFLSAFFHSASGIGLAFAPNIEGFIALRFINGVANAGVFMSAFVIGVELVGPSKRVLAGIVIELFWCLGLFILGAVAYGIRNWQHLQLVLSVPSVLLLLLWWFIPESPRWLLSRGRDAEAEEIIRKAAEVNGVDLPPKIFDKSMVDLNQPQARVWEMFTTPVLLIRSLVIFLNWFVISMVYYGLGLNVQNLSGDIYLNFTIANIVETLAYIMCIFLLDRAGRKKLHCGSMMLGGIACLATMFPVMYGDSSHTWITTTLSMIGKLGASAAFAIIYVFSAELFPTIVRNSGMGASSTFARVGGVISPFVADLGLLVGGNLKTALPLVVFGAVTVGAGLLSLILPETLNRKLPENIEDAKMFGRTSNSSQKCLDTLGGIASDDIQISGKFTKICDERF; this is translated from the exons ATGAAGTTTGACACAATACTCGAACACTTGGGGGAGTTTGGTGCCTACCAAAAACGCCTGTACTTGCTTGTGTGTTTATCTGCAATCTCCATCGCCTTTCAGACGCTTCTACCTGTGTTTTACTTAGCCCTCCCGGATTTCAG ATGTGCAGTTCCGGGCCTTGCTAATGATTCTTACACGAGTCAAGGTTCGGCTCATGAAGTCATCATCAACGGCACTATACCCTGGGAACGGGATGACGACGATGCATTGACGTTGTCAGAGTGCAACGTGTACACAAACGTGACCGCGGGCAACCAGACACAAGAGTGTACATCCTGGGTGTATGACAAAACCACCTTCACCTCCACAGCTCTTGCGCAG tTCAACATAGTGTGTAGTGACAAGGGATGGCGGGCAACGTCCAACTCTATCAATTTCGCAGGAAGTCTGTGTGGAGCCTTCTTCCTGGGATTCCTGTCAGATTT GATCGGACGCAAGAAGACATTCTTCCTGAGTGCGTTTTTCCACAGTGCTTCTGGCATCGGTTTAGCCTTCGCTCCAAACATCGAAGGCTTCATTGCACTTCGGTTCATCAACGGAGTTGCCAATGCCGGCGTCTTTATGTCGGCCTTCGTTATTG GTGTTGAGCTTGTCGGGCCTTCAAAAAGAGTACTTGCCGGAATTGTCATCGAACTCTTTTGGTGCCTCGGTCTCTTCATCCTGGGAGCCGTGGCTTATGGCATTCGAAACTGGCAGCATCTGCAACTGGTTCTCTCTGTGCCGTCTGTACTCCTGCTATTGCTATGGTG GTTCATCCCGGAATCTCCAAGATGGCTGCTGTCACGTGGGAGGGATGCTGAAGCGGAAGAGATTATACGGAAGGCGGCGGAAGTGAATGGCGTCGACCTTCCTCCCAAAATATTCGACAAATCCATGGTGGATCTGAACCAGCCTCAAGCAAGGGTGTGGGAGATGTTCACTACGCCAGTTCTCCTCATCAGGAGTCTCGTCATCTTCTTAAACTG GTTTGTGATCAGCATGGTGTACTACGGTCTTGGACTAAACGTCCAAAATCTCAGCGGGGACATCTACCTCAACTTCACTATAGCTAACATCGTGGAGACACTGGCCTACATAATGTGTATCTTTCTCCTCGACCGCGCCGGAAGGAAGAAACTGCATTGTGGGAGTATGATGCTAGGTGGCATAGCGTGTCTGGCAACAATGTTTCCGGTCATGTATGGCGACAGCT CCCACACCTGGATTACCACAACGCTTTCAATGATTGGGAAACTTGGTGCTTCGGCAGCTTTTGCTATCATATACGTATTTTCTGCTGAACTTTTTCCTACTATTGTCCGAAACTCAGGAATGGGCGCCAGCTCCACATTTGCACGAGTTGggggagttatctccccttttgTCGCTGATCTG GGATTACTTGTAGGAGGGAACCTTAAGACAGCCCTTCCACTTGTTGTGTTTGGAGCCGTGACTGTCGGGGCAGGACTGCTCTCACTGATACTTCCCGAAACCCTGAACAGAAAACTCCCCGAAAACATCGAAGACGCCAAAATGTTTGGAAG AACCAGCAACAGCAGCCAAAAGTGTCTGGATACGCTCGGTGGTATCGCATCAGATGATATACAAATTAGTGGCAAGTTCACGAAGATATGCGACGAGAGGTTTTAA
- the LOC137286780 gene encoding serine protease inhibitor dipetalogastin-like, producing the protein MGHWMKYLTILAVLTSICRGQDCCCDDTNNPVCGDDGNTYTNECFLHCAGATKDSEGECDKVCACTDIRAPVCGSDGVTYDNLCLLECQGGVTLDSVGPCD; encoded by the exons ATGGGTCACTGGATGAAGTACCTCACAATACTGGCAG TTCTAACCAGCATCTGTCGAGGTCAGGACTGTTGTTGTGATGATACCAACAACCCTGTCTGCGGGGACGACGGCAACACCTACACCAATGAATGTTTCCTCCACTGTGCCGG TGCAACGAAGGATTCCGAAGGAGAATGCGACAAGGTTTGTGCCTGTACAGATATCCGTGCACCTGTCTGTGGCAGTGATGGCGTGACTTATGACAACCTTTGCCTGCTGGAGTGTCAAGG AGGCGTCACCTTGGACTCAGTTGGTCCCTGTGATTGA